From Cellulosimicrobium sp. ES-005, one genomic window encodes:
- a CDS encoding SURF1 family protein → MPEPTAPRSFWAVARQPRVVGLLVLFLLAAAVCARLGVWQLDRAQQRAELAAQQEAAELEAAGPEGVGVLLPPQSSFPGELVGRQAWVEGEYDPEGQLLVENRALDGRVGYLILTPLHVTDDGTQGASWAGLSGAPVLPVVRGWVETPEESAALDPPDGVVRLTGYLQASEAAGQGGSAPGLTDAISTGALVNEWGGPMYSGYLVLLSSDPEQPSAAEGGPAQLPRPTIEGGTGLNLQNLFYALQWWVFGGFAVLLWIRLVRDEAAGGKRRTRGDGGGIAGLPDPAEIDPPGSTSTS, encoded by the coding sequence GTGCCCGAGCCCACCGCCCCGCGTTCGTTCTGGGCGGTCGCCCGCCAGCCCCGCGTGGTCGGCCTGCTCGTGCTGTTCCTCCTGGCCGCCGCCGTGTGCGCACGGCTCGGCGTCTGGCAGCTCGACCGCGCGCAGCAGCGGGCCGAGCTCGCGGCGCAGCAGGAGGCCGCGGAGCTCGAGGCCGCCGGGCCCGAGGGCGTCGGGGTGCTGCTCCCGCCGCAGTCCTCCTTCCCGGGCGAGCTCGTCGGTCGGCAGGCCTGGGTCGAGGGGGAGTACGACCCGGAGGGCCAGCTCCTGGTGGAGAACCGTGCGCTCGACGGCCGGGTGGGCTACCTCATCCTCACGCCGCTGCACGTGACCGACGACGGGACGCAGGGCGCGTCGTGGGCCGGTCTCTCGGGCGCTCCCGTGCTGCCCGTGGTCCGCGGCTGGGTCGAGACGCCCGAGGAGAGTGCCGCGCTCGACCCGCCGGACGGCGTCGTGCGGCTCACGGGCTACCTCCAGGCCTCGGAGGCCGCCGGCCAGGGCGGCTCCGCCCCGGGGCTCACGGACGCCATCTCGACCGGGGCGCTCGTCAACGAGTGGGGCGGACCGATGTACTCGGGGTACCTCGTGCTCCTGTCGTCCGACCCCGAGCAGCCCTCGGCGGCCGAGGGCGGCCCGGCGCAGCTCCCGCGCCCGACGATCGAGGGCGGCACGGGTCTCAACCTCCAGAACCTCTTCTACGCGCTGCAGTGGTGGGTGTTCGGCGGCTTCGCCGTGCTGCTGTGGATCCGCCTGGTGCGCGACGAGGCGGCGGGCGGCAAGCGCCGCACCCGCGGTGACGGCGGCGGCATCGCCGGCCTCCCGGACCCCGCCGAGATCGACCCGCCCGGCTCGACGTCGACCTCCTGA